One Magnolia sinica isolate HGM2019 chromosome 2, MsV1, whole genome shotgun sequence genomic window, TTCTGTTTTGTTGACAGTCTTCAAGCCACTCTTTGTTCTGTTTGTACTGGTATTAATACTTGATTTATGCATAGAATATGTACCTAGCTCCAATCAGGTGCGAGGATGGGTTTTTTTCATCATTTGAGTTGATGTTTTACAATGGAATTTGTTCGCTCCCTTTCCTGCTAATCTTTATAATCTGTTCCACTTAAATTGAGGTTGCTGCGTCATTAGTTACTAGCATTTGTAGGCTGTGGAtatggatttttcatttttacaATGATGCGTTGTATTCGAATCTGTTTGTTGGAAGTCAGAACCCACTCAATGAATCATAGTTCGAAAGCTTAACCTGACTTAGAGGAGTTGACTCAGTCAGGTTATATCTAGACTTAGAGAAAATCACATTTCAGTCACAAACCTTTTAAAAACAAGCTGTAATAGTTACTTTGACTGAGTTAGAAAATCACATTTTAGTCATAAACTTTTgttgtgtctacaaatgctatTTTATATAGGCTAACAAGATAAAGAAGTCACTGGAGGATGAAATTTACTTTCtaaagggaagggtttcagaacttgaaagtgatcttgtgtcgaagtccacagaagttacatctgcagtttcagggaaagaagaagctctatcttcttatgataggttaagcaaagtgaagtattgtttatttagaaatgtgaatgtgggatgcattgtatgatttaattgttatttgtaataaatgcatcgttttttttcctgattgcattttatgtactattcctatcatcattaagcttagatgagttataaatcatagcaggttcttgcaatggaaacaggcaccattattataatttattttaaatttttaaaaaaatagctaTGAATTTAAGCTGTAGCTATTGTTTTGAAAACCGTAGCTATtattcgtagccataggtacaTTTCACTatagaaattatagctacggtGTTTATCTGTAGCTATTGATATTTATTGCTGCGGATTCAATCTGTAGGCATAGatacatttcgctacagaaagTCTAGCTACGACTTTTGTCCGTAGCGACTGATATCTaattgctatggatataatccgtagctataggttttttcctttcagctaccccaccaatagcgacggacgtactacggactagatccgtagcaaaaagtctttagctacggtttttggccgtagcctttgcccgttttttcttgtagtgaatatGCAGGACATCAAAAAGCACTGCGCAAAGCTCGCTATTTGGGAAGCGGATTTGGAACCTTATGGAGTGCTCCTAGCATTGCTTTTCTATCAATCGGCGAGTGCTCTACCGTAGGGAGTGATATAACATTACTGCCAGTTTTGAGTTGCAAAGCATTTGTATTCCAGAGACCACATCCAAATCCACCCTTATAATACTAAGGGATGTTCAATTTTGAAACTAGAAACTGAAAATCCAACGTTGCTTCAAGTGATACAAATGCGGTCGAAGAACGATGATTAAGACAAACAGAAAGAAATTTCCACTGAAACAGAAGATTGTGGCACAACAATACTGTCAGGGTGGAACAGCAGTGGATTATATAGTACTTCTTTCAGGGTTCAACTCATGGTTTACCAGACAATCATATTTCTGAAGTGGTGTAACCTCACCTATTTGAGTCCTTCATGATTTAAACAaagttcaaaagaaaaagaaaaaataggaaGTTAAAAGCAGATTCACTTTGGCCAAAGCTTTGATTCTTTGACAGAGTGTGATGCATGATACCCTGGCACTTGGAACTTATAAATTGGATActtgaaacatttgtgggtccAAAATTGGATCCAATGTGAATAAAGAAATTATCCTTATCTGTTTATTTAGCAATCAGATACATGGTTATTTATTGGTCACCGgagaactaaaaaaataaattaagagcATATTTCAATGGTCTGTTTTTGGGACTGGTCTAGCAACAATTGTTTACATTTCAGTTGGTTTAAGTTGAAGTAGTGTATGCCATGTGTGAAACTTTTGATTGcatgctattttatttttataagagataaattttaaaaataaatcatgtATTACATATGGAAACATTCTAAAAAACATTTATATGGATTAGTGGTAAGATGAGGGATTTCCACCGCACTTTGCACATCCACATCGTCACAAGAAGCCTAAACTTTTTTATAGTTGGTTTGCACCCATCTAAGCCATTGTGCAATTAGGGAGTGAATTAGGGTCAAGCTAAGGGTTTGACCCACTGATGTCTAAGGTTTTAGTTGTAGTGTTTGTTGAGTGTGCATAATACATGGTTGTACAAATAGTTTGGACCGCTGAACCCTCAACCCCATTTGTATAGAAAACCCATCACTGTACAAATTTCAGCCCGTGCATTGAATAATATCTCGTGCGAAATTACTTTCTACCTATGTTAGACGTACATACTCAATGTAATGAAGTCTGTCAAGCAGATGAAGAGCTCCACAACATGATGCATTTTATGTACCTAACTAACAAGCAACAAGTAAACAACCCCATCAAAATAGGAATGTTGTTTTACAATATGGAATTTTTATCCAAACTATCCGAATGAAAATTAGCAGAAGTTTCAAAACTGAAATTGACAAATCAGATATAGATCTTATACATGGAGAATCATCAACAACAAAATAGCTGGTGGGAAGATGATGGGCCAGCTCACAgtaatttcaacaaacacaatcaATGCAGGAATTTATTAAGAATCCGATTTCAGCCATTTTTCATATTGACTTTTCAGTAATATTACAAGTGATCAATTAAATAAAGGGGAAGTCTAGGCTAAAAGGATTTGATAGCCAATTAAGGCATCTATGGTAGGAGATTTACTTACATCTGCACCTGCATTGAATATATTCGAGTAATGTAAAAATTCTCAAACCATCAGATCCATCAGATCTCAAACCCACAAGACAAATAGGACAATTGACTATTCTTAAATGCAAATGAAGGGCCCAAGATCCATAAATTAAATCCTTAAACCAGGCAACATGCCACCACATTGACAACaacaaaaaattccagcaatgctTCAAAGCAATGAAGTATTAAAATTGagcaaaaaaaataatcatgaaTCAAGTCAAAATGAAATCAAATGGAAAAATAAAGCAATCATATGTGATGCACTGAAATTGCAAATGGCTTAGCATTTATGGTCAAATTGCACATCCATGACAATAAGCATTTGTCGAATCAAGAAAACCAAAAGCATTTTTAATAGGCTCACTTTTCCACCAAGCAATAGGAGTTATTCAGTACACTTGCTGAATATAATGATCGAAACAAGTGCAATCCAATCGATCAAATTCCTCTTAGGAATTTCATCGACCACCCCATGTGCACACCCAATCACTTGGCATTTTGCATAAAAATTTAACAGCCTGGTCTGCACAAACGGGGCTCATGAGATTATACAGCAACATATTCTACAATGACCAGCTTTCTATCCTGGCATAGGAATCTGATTCCTGATCAGATCCATCAATTCCTTAagggaaaggaaaaagaaaatcaagTTCAAATACCTGTACATGCAACTGGAAACTATCCGATAATATACCTGGGAACAAAAGCATgctaaccccaaaaagggtttcaacaatgcaaatccctaaaaagggattcgacaatgcaaatccctaataaggtattctaaattgtagaAAGCAACAGTAAGAAGGGAAAAGGTttacatcatacctgagaatcgGAGATTCACGAGCAGCGGAAGGTTGAACTGCAGCAGAGGaccgaggagagagagagagagagagagagagagagagagagagagagagagatgactaggattttgagagagagagtgagagggagagggagagggagagtgagacgTAGAGCGAACgaagagggagggagagcgagagggagagggagagggaggaagAGCGAGCGAAGAGGGAGAGCTTGAGGGACCGAAGAGGGAGAATCGGCGCACGGCTGGAGATGAAAGGGCGGAAATGaaggttgggttttttttttcttcttataggACCCTTCACCCGCAGCTATTAAAACTGGCCGCCAGCAAATGGTAACCCCATCAGTCGGCTAAGCTACGCTTTCTTGTAGTGTCTTTAGTGTAAATTGTTTAAAACTTAAGTTTCTAGGCATCTAAATAACCATTTATAGTATTGAGAGTATCATAGCTACCAAATACAACAAATCTGACTTGCTTAAGTCTACCAAAATAGGCTGGTCTAATGCATTTGAAACAGAAAACCCCCTCTTAACTAAGGGCATTAAGAACCCAGGTTAGAGCCAAGCCAAGCAAAGCTTTGTCCAATCCCAGCCTCTATCATACAATGTAGTCCGAACTTGGCCTAGACCCATGAGGGCCAAAATAATCTAGACTGAGCCCAACTCGGCATGTTTATAGAGAGCCAACCTAAGCCTGAGCTGGTGATTGTGACTGTTAATCTGGTGGACCAAAACGTGGATGGGTTATATATGGACAAGATGGACTATGGACAAAAAGTTCCAATTATTTTGGGGAGGTTTTGCTTGACCTAGAGGCCTTGATGAGGAGGCTAGGCTTTGATTCCAGGGGCTTTGGAAGGTCGGGATTGGAGGATTGGAGGACAATTCAGCAGTGGGATAGGAggaaatggtggggtccaccaaagtggGGTTGGAGGATTTGAAGTCCTGCGATGGAGGAGCTTTTGGACTTCCATGGCATGGTGTTTAAGAATGTATATATACGATGTAGCCCTGAGGATATATTCAACATAGCCTTTGTCATCTTCCCCTTCGAAGGGTGATCTATGGTTTGGATGGACTTAGGTTTCCATGGGTACGGttagtgatgtagagcggatcacggacaatttcatggccaagatggatcagaaaaggctcggtcaacgacagaagtgatccggaccgtcggaccttaaatcgggggTATCTTGTAATGTGGAATGAGTAAttcaatgtaccatatatgattttggggtaggacaagctactttagccacccaaccctgctatacCGAGTTACACGCCgcatttgcgaaataccatcatatcgacagtcgaatttctattttattttcatttttgctatttatagtaagttttagtttaagtataactcttcatcaattgggctttaggagttgtgcccaacatgaaaagtgcttagaataattaggatagCATCATGGTGAAGGTAAATAGGAAACTTAATagttttggccaaaaaccatgcccactagtagacatcacggtcgtctataaatagtaagcttactatttattgtaagtcacgatttttaggagttttaattgtagtttgattctgaaacttcttccctGGCTCAGTATCCCTATTTGAAGGGGTGTAAACTCGTTTGTTGAGatcatcaattaaattatgaaatttttagaaattatttctcttttcttttcctcgtggatttgaggtctCACTGTGAGGAGtatagagaagttccatggattcggaacagttatcccctcGCGGAAGACGGTGTTTGACCTCATATCCTTCTGCAAGTTAGGTTGTTGCTATATTGGCTGCAAGTGGAACGTAGGCGCTGTAGGTGTGTGTTGACCATGCACTCTTGCGTCGTGTAACGTATTATGTATATGATAGAGATAGAGGTGGTGTGGTGATTGATCTCAATGCTAATGGTTATCCCCAACAAGGTTCAATGAATGAATGAAACTATGATCGTACCCGAATAGAGGAGTACTGAAACTATTAGGTAATATTCAAGAACAAGCCAAATAAAGCCCCAGGCCCCGGACGGCTTTCAAGTGAACCTATTCTGGGACTACTTGAAACGAGATCTAGTGGAATTTAGGAGAAATGGGACGTGGGGTCAATAAACTCATAATTTCTCTCCCTGATCGCAAAGGAAACTATGCCTGATAAGTTAGAGAGATTCAGACCTTCCACAGTGGCAAAGGTCATAGCAAACAGATTGAGGAGAAAGAACTTTATTCACCACGTTAGGGCCGTCACTGATAGGGGTTTTTAAGCTAGCTGCTATAAGTAGCGCACAGTGTACTAGTGAATAGGAAAAGCGGATTGAGATTACTAATGACGGATGGAGGTTGAGGATAGAACATGTTCGGTGCCTTGCCCTTGTCTCCATCGCCTGATACTACAAATGATGGGAATCCTATCGATGAAGAAGAGGCATAGGCATTGCCTCTCAATCCAATCCATCTTCCCTGGCCTCCCCAATAAACTCTTGATACGAAATCAAGGTTAAGGTTTGGAGTTATGGTACGAGAGAAGGTAGGagtattatatttttaaaaatggacCGGGCATACAAGCGTTTGAGCATTTACGTCCAAGCTTGGCCCGGTTTTGAAACAGGTTTGATTTTTAAGCTCGAGCCCGGCCTTTGAGCTTGTACCCTGACCCAAGCCCGATTGAAGGCAGGCCATACCTGCAAACCTGGCTCATTGACACCCTACGCCTTTGATCTCGGTAGGCTGCGgtcagaaaaggaaaaggaaaaggaaaagaaaggataTAGAGGGACCAGCTCCGCTGGGACTCCGGAGAGAAGTCCTTGTGCTGGAAAGTGGGGTACACTAGATGAAAAACTGGGAAAGAAAtaactacagttgaaaccttcctgggctccgccttgatgtttatatgcgatccaaaccgtttataaggtcactccaactgggatgaacggaaaacacaaaaatcttaGCCTATACAGAACTTTCGTGGCCATGCgagtgtttcaacggtggagcactgtttcctctcgtgtagctctcgtgtagcccacttgagtcttgaatccagCTCCTTTTTTGTCGattgacctaaaatgagctcaaaaaaaaggatggatggagtggatttcttacaaacatcatggtggggcccacctagcttccccaCGCAGTAACTTGATGCAAAAGGCTTGCTTGGCTGTGCTGGTCCAGACTGGTCCGTCCAACCGCGGAGTCCAGTTAGGATCTTGAAGGTGGGGGGgattttaaaacattggttagtgCCTTGCCTATTGTTATTCAGCTATGCTCGGCCAAGATATTGGTAAGATATTTATCATTGTTATAAGCTATACTTGGGCAAGTGATTGATAATATGTTACTGATAAGATGTTGCCCATTGTTATTAGCGATACTTGGCCCCAGATAATGTTATCAGCTTAAAATTTCTCAAAtggtagttatttgatactctgacggTTGCTTGATGCGCAGGCAACCGGAAATTGTAAACATGATGTACATTAACTCAATTAAACTGATTAATTGGGGAACCGACCGCTGCCACTCACACCGTCCCAGCGTCAGATTATGATTCGCAGAACCTTGTTTGGGAAAGAAGGGTTAACTTTGAACAGTTAAATAAATagtcagatttttatttttttttattttttggttcatgaccCGTCTAAAGTTGAATTAGATAGGACCCGCAGTTTGGACAGTTTTATTTGAACTTCTATGCCACGTATTTAATTTCCAAATGCCTGCGAGTCATCCATCAAAGATTTTAATTTCCGTACGTTGTCGAAACTTGAAAAGACAAGGATAGAAATTTCATGCAAAATGTAGACGGCAAGCATCCTTGCCCATCTAAACCGTTGAGTCAATGGGACACCTCTTCCACAGTTTGTAAAAACGGAACACCTCTTGTCGAtgatgaaataataataataataataataaaagtccAGAGGAGGGCAAATAAGGGCACAACATTGATATCATGTTTGGAGGGTGAGGTTGAGAAAATGGATGATGGTACGGACATGCATTGGCAGGATATCTCATTCATTCAAAGGGTGAATGAATTTCATCAAATCTGGACGGTCCAATTGACAGATCACACACTGACTGAATCATGGGTGTGTTAAAAATACAGCTATTGAATTAGTCCCAAGGCGCAAGGGTACGAAGCTCGGCTCATGCCCCCCACCGACTACTACAGTACGAGCGCATGGATTTTTTTCTACACCATCCTCTGGCGCCATAGTaaacaaggaagagagagagagagagagacggtgtgatGGAGCGAACGACGACTAAAAAAGCGAGAATAAACAAACAGAATATctgtgtgtattttttttttttcaagtgagcAAGTTAAACTAGGAATTATCGCATTTTTACTCGGCATCAAATCCAATACATTGATAGAGAGAGGATTTGAAGAAAAGAAGCTACTAGTAATAAAAGGGAAGATGGTGGTGTTGGTTGGTGAAGCAGCCCAGATGAGGTCATGTGTACTGTACGGGGAAGTCGGGTGGCGGAGGAGGGACGCTGAGACGCCATGAAAGGAAAGGGGAGGAGTCTCCATCATGGCCGTCATCTTCGATGAGCCTGAATTCAGCTGGGGAGAGAGCGGTGGCTGGTCTCTGCGGCTGTGCGGCATAGGTCCATTGGTGGTGATTGATCaagtggtgctgctgctgctgctgtggtgtcTCCAATGCTGAGGTGGTGGCACGCCTTTCTTCCTTCTTGTAACGAATTCCACATGCATTACAAAGGGACTGAACATTTACAACAAACAACAAGAACAACGAATCCATCCGTCCGTTAGTAGTGGATATAAATAAATGAAGGCAAAGACAAGAAATGGATATTAGAATGTAAGGAAACCTTTGGGCCTCTGGGTCCATTCCTCCACAGGGGTGTAGAGGTGGTGTCGCAGTTGGCGCACCTCCGAGGAGCAGCGAGTCGAGTGTCGccaacgctgctgctgctgctgctgctgctgctgggtcGAGCTCCTCCACTCTTTTGACAACTTGATAATGGGGGTTGCTTTGAATGGAACATGTCCCAGCACAAATGAGACAtgcaggaggaggaggaggagcgtTGGGAGATGGCTTGTGTTTGGCGTGTCGAAGGCGTTCCTAGAGAAAGAGTGCAATCCACCATAGACGATGAAGCCAAAGGGTCGGTATCTGGTGTTTGGGTGGGATTGCTAATCTTGTTTGGCAATGGAGCGAATAAAATAGACAAGGAACTGCCGCAAGAGCATGGCCCCACCATGTTCCCATGAGAGCCGCAACGGTGCataccttcttctttttcttctttcctcaacTTTGATAAACTCAACAGACAGACGAGGGAGTTGAGCTGAGCAATTATGGGATGACTATATCACTTGTTGACATTTTAAAGCGCTTTTAGTGGAGTGCTCCTACTAGTAACTAGTACGTAAGTCAAGGAACAAGTGCATGAAAGAATGAAATCAGTAGCAAATCACAGCACTAGGATTTTTgtaataataatgaaataaaacaagaagaaaaaggggaaagagagagaggaagaagaagaagaaagaagaaagaagaaagaagaagagaatgtATAGAATGGTTGGGAGAATGAATTGAAGGGGAGGTGCAAAGACCTACTACTACACTCGGATTAACAAGGCGcaggtggagatgagagattccTATATTGAGGAGTATGGTATTCCAGGATGTCGGCAAAGCTATAAGGAGGGGTGTGAGGATCCCACAATTCTCAAGTCAGTCAGTAAGTCAGTCTGTAGGTGGGGTTTGGAATGGGGTTGGTATGGGCTGGGCCTTGCCTTCCATCTCCTCGtccttatatattatatactaatattaactaagtgttaattcataattaattaattaaaatgaaaAGACGTGGACGACACTACATTCATGAGTGAGAAAGAGGCGCACCGAACAATGTGAGTGGTCAGAGAGGCAGATGGGTTGGTCATTGGGTGGTCAAAAGAACCCACGTGACTCGCGGAACAGTCTTCCAGGATCTGCCTTCGGCGATCACGAGGCAAAGCCAAGACATGAAACTTGTGTCCGTATCCGTATCTTTGCAGGTCGGGTCTCTGATGCCTTCGCCTCTCTCCCTCCAAGGAAAGTGAATGGGGATCtcaatgtctctctctctctctctctctctctctctctcacgtgccCTTCCCCCTCCGTACAATGTCGGTCACGTGACATCCGGCTTCAAGGACGAATGACGCCTTTTGAAATCCAGCCTATTTTATCTGACCATCCGAAAGTGTCTGTTGCATATGGACCGTTGATCTTCCTTTGTCTTTATCAGAGGGCTCAATGGCCACTGCTCGAGATCGTTGGTCTGGTGTCCGAGTGAAACTGTTAAAAAGGAAGGGAAAGGGCCGTCTATTTTTCCAGTCCACAGACATTGGTGGATGGACCCATTTCGGGACCCAGAAAGATCACCCAGGCCACGTGGGAGACGCTAACCCCTAGCATTTGCCGAAAAACATTTCACATGTAAGAAAAAGGAATTGCAGAGTATACAGCCATTAAACACGTGGCATTAATATATTGATATGCAAAACGTGGAGCCCACAGATAATGGGTCACGGAAGAAAATGGATGACACCAACGAACGGTCCAATGGGTAACGCATGGCCATCAGACGGATGGTTGAAgttaaaggaaaaaaacaaacaagGCATATAGTCCAAGTTGAACAAGAATCCGGATCAGGTTCAAGCAGTCAAACATGATATCTGGGGCCATGTCATTGAAATACGTGTATGCCACGTGTAATGGGTGTTGGAAATCTAATGGATTGTCTTCGATCTCATCAGTGGGCGCTGGGGTCATGATTATGGTCACCGGCTGGAGGCGAATCCAGAACTCATCATCATGGCCCGTCCTCCCTTGACCGGTCGAAGATCCTTTGGCAGCAGAAGAgaaaaggcagagagagagagagagagagaggattcccCACCCTTCCCTTTGATTAAAGGCAAAAGCAACCGATATACCGCAATCATCATCAAAGGCAACAACTCCTATCAGGGGTGTTGGGAATGGGCTGCACCGTTTCGGTTCCAACCTCCATTCCATTACACC contains:
- the LOC131237980 gene encoding GATA transcription factor 18-like, coding for MHRCGSHGNMVGPCSCGSSLSILFAPLPNKISNPTQTPDTDPLASSSMVDCTLSLGTPSTRQTQAISQRSSSSSCMSHLCWDMFHSKQPPLSSCQKSGGARPSSSSSSSSSVGDTRLAAPRRCANCDTTSTPLWRNGPRGPKSLCNACGIRYKKEERRATTSALETPQQQQQHHLINHHQWTYAAQPQRPATALSPAEFRLIEDDGHDGDSSPFLSWRLSVPPPPPDFPVQYT